From one Deltaproteobacteria bacterium genomic stretch:
- a CDS encoding zinc-binding dehydrogenase has translation MHALTLLEIGKPFEIQPQVLPQLAPGHARVQIKAAALNRRDFWITQGQYPGIVTPIVLGSDGCGVVESVHGKARDWVNKEVIINPSLGWGDNPAYQSDDFSILGLPQNGTLASFVDVPLENLFEKPAHLTHAQAAALPLAGVTAWRALVTRGRCKSGDTVLVSGIGGGVALFTMQFALSMGCQVVVTSSNPAKLEKAKELGAHDGILYTGENWRKTLSKKYPQGFDVIVDGAGGDGFGDLARLLANGGRLAFYGGTRGKWPTILPQHLFFKQVDIVASTMGSPEDFKAMLKQVSEKELVPVVDSVFDLKDNAEAFKKLESSSQFGKIVLSV, from the coding sequence ATGCACGCACTCACACTACTCGAAATTGGTAAGCCTTTTGAAATTCAACCACAGGTACTTCCTCAACTTGCTCCTGGCCACGCGCGGGTTCAAATCAAAGCGGCTGCGCTGAATCGGCGAGATTTCTGGATTACTCAGGGGCAATACCCTGGCATTGTTACGCCCATTGTTCTGGGAAGCGATGGATGTGGTGTTGTTGAGAGTGTTCATGGTAAGGCACGCGATTGGGTCAACAAAGAAGTCATCATCAACCCGAGCCTCGGCTGGGGTGATAATCCTGCCTACCAAAGCGACGACTTTTCAATCCTTGGCCTACCACAAAATGGAACGCTCGCATCTTTCGTGGATGTTCCCCTTGAGAACCTCTTTGAGAAACCAGCCCACCTCACACACGCCCAAGCAGCGGCACTGCCTCTGGCCGGCGTCACCGCTTGGCGGGCATTGGTCACCCGCGGCCGGTGCAAGTCTGGTGACACTGTACTTGTGTCGGGGATTGGAGGCGGTGTTGCCCTTTTCACGATGCAATTTGCCCTAAGCATGGGCTGCCAAGTCGTGGTGACCAGCAGCAACCCCGCTAAACTCGAAAAAGCTAAAGAGCTGGGTGCTCATGACGGTATTCTCTACACGGGAGAGAATTGGCGGAAGACGCTTTCTAAAAAATACCCTCAGGGGTTCGATGTGATTGTAGACGGAGCCGGGGGTGATGGCTTTGGAGACTTGGCGCGGCTACTCGCAAATGGTGGGCGCCTCGCTTTTTATGGCGGTACTCGTGGTAAGTGGCCGACTATCTTACCTCAGCATCTTTTCTTTAAGCAGGTTGATATTGTGGCCAGTACAATGGGTTCTCCTGAAGACTTTAAAGCGATGCTCAAACAAGTCTCTGAAAAAGAACTCGTACCCGTCGTCGATTCTGTCTTTGATTTAAAAGACAACGCGGAGGCGTTTAAAAAGCTTGAATCAAGTTCTCAATTTGGGAAAATTGTTTTATCCGTTTAA
- a CDS encoding MBL fold metallo-hydrolase has product MLEADRVIHLPFLGSHINIFVIATPHGHLLVDTGLPAMWPWILWRLRAEGIGRNTLRGIVLTHNHIDHTGSAAALQSMGLELLAHREEVPYLAGQYEMPGYGKGIMGKVLEQLDDTFLSPPAFKNVRSLDSGENVMGSHWQVVHAPGHSPGSLSLWNTQTGALMTGDTLTTSFGTPQGPHPVYTADLPRAMASARKLLDMEPRMIYPGHGKVVEGSAFERVRFDLQASPDVCGGSNRVSHA; this is encoded by the coding sequence GTCGCATATCAATATTTTTGTGATTGCGACCCCCCACGGGCACCTTCTTGTGGATACGGGCCTACCGGCAATGTGGCCATGGATATTATGGCGGCTTCGTGCAGAAGGCATTGGGCGCAATACCTTGCGCGGAATCGTTCTCACTCACAACCATATTGACCATACGGGCAGTGCTGCGGCGCTGCAGTCGATGGGTCTCGAGCTTTTGGCGCACCGTGAAGAGGTACCTTATCTTGCGGGGCAATATGAGATGCCTGGTTATGGTAAAGGCATCATGGGTAAAGTGCTTGAGCAGCTGGACGACACTTTTTTAAGCCCACCTGCATTTAAGAATGTTCGCAGTTTGGATTCTGGAGAGAATGTGATGGGGTCTCATTGGCAAGTTGTCCATGCCCCCGGTCACAGTCCAGGTAGCCTTTCTCTATGGAACACTCAAACCGGAGCCTTGATGACGGGTGATACGCTCACTACCAGTTTTGGCACTCCTCAGGGCCCTCACCCTGTGTATACAGCAGATTTACCGAGAGCTATGGCGAGCGCGAGAAAGCTTTTGGATATGGAGCCTCGCATGATTTATCCGGGGCACGGAAAAGTTGTTGAAGGGTCTGCTTTTGAAAGAGTTCGGTTCGATTTACAAGCTTCGCCTGATGTCTGTGGCGGTAGCAACCGAGTCTCACACGCTTAA